The sequence CTGCAGGCGGGTTATCTCGTCAGCCGTCCGAAGGTGACGTTCGGCAGCGACGACGTCGTGACGACCGAGCGGGTCCGGGTGAACACGGTGGTGGTGAGCGCGGGTCTGGCGTACTGGATCTTCTGACGATGCTGCAGGCGTTTCGCGCGTTCGCGGTATCCCACCTGGCCGGCGCCGGCGCGGCGTCGCTCTTCGCCGGGCGCGCGCTGGTCGCCGCCTTCCGGCCGCCGTTCGAGTTGAAGGAGACCGCCCGGCAGATCTACGAGATCGGTTGGCGTTCGCTGCCGCTCATCACGGCGTCCGGTTTCGCGGTCGGCATCGTGCTCTCGATGCAGACGCGGGCGTCGCTCGAACGATTCGGCGCGGAGGCACTCATTCCGACCGGCCTTGCCCTGGCCCTCGTGCGCGAGACCGGACCGCTGGTAACCGGCCTGCTGCTGGCCGGGCGGGTCGGCGCCGGTGTCGGCGCGGAGCTGGGTGCGATGAAGGTGACCGAGCAGATCGATGCGCTGGAGGCGGTGGCGGTCGACTCGTTCAAGTTCCTCGTGG is a genomic window of Acidobacteriota bacterium containing:
- a CDS encoding ABC transporter permease encodes the protein MLQAFRAFAVSHLAGAGAASLFAGRALVAAFRPPFELKETARQIYEIGWRSLPLITASGFAVGIVLSMQTRASLERFGAEALIPTGLALALVRETGPLVTGLLLAGRVGAGVGAELGAMKVTEQIDALEAVAVDSFKFLVVTRMIACMVAMPLLTAVMNFTGIVGGWVAEAPISGMDFTVYFRTAFSAVQFTDYIPSTLKTVVFGFIIAITAAYLGVNARGGTQGVGYAATRAVVVASILMIAANVVLVRLIFFIFPEAAG